Proteins encoded together in one Hevea brasiliensis isolate MT/VB/25A 57/8 chromosome 16, ASM3005281v1, whole genome shotgun sequence window:
- the LOC110635988 gene encoding protein MKS1-like, with amino-acid sequence MDSSDFPVSRSPRKELQGPRPPALKVRKDSHKIKKPPVAPQPSQQQQQPTQPRPPVIIYTVSPKVIHTNPSDFMTLVQRLTGSSSSSSATNYSTSNPFNNDGGAISPAARYATIEKAKSPKEKSKVDSGDVGLLDGIEMGQLMERKGNLFPGILSPGPASLPPLPSNFFSPQSDPNMVGFFHDLSPVLHGNRTFMEGSFMPSPSTFVSPHLTSPTPSIDLFNNFNFNNIFDQ; translated from the coding sequence ATGGATTCGTCTGACTTTCCTGTTAGCAGATCTCCAAGAAAAGAACTTCAGGGTCCTAGACCACCTGCTCTTAAAGTCCGTAAAGATTCACACAAGATCAAGAAACCCCCTGTAGCTCCACAACCATCACAACAACAACAGCAACCAACGCAGCCGCGACCACCGGTCATAATCTACACAGTTTCACCGAAAGTCATCCATACAAACCCTAGTGACTTCATGACCCTTGTGCAACGCCTCAcaggctcttcttcttcttcctctgctACTAATTATTCgacttctaatccctttaataacGATGGTGGTGCAATATCGCCGGCGGCAAGGTATGCAACGATAGAGAAGGCGAAGTCACCGAAGGAGAAGAGTAAGGTAGATAGTGGCGATGTGGGTTTGTTGGATGGGATAGAAATGGGTCAATTAATGGAGAGAAAAGGTAATTtgtttcctggtattctttcacCAGGGCCTGCTTCACTTCCTCCACTGCCATCAAATTTCTTCTCTCCACAGTCCGATCCAAACATGGTTGGCTTCTTCCATGATTTGAGCCCTGTGCTTCACGGTAACAGGACTTTCATGGAGGGAAGTTTCATGCCTAGTCCTTCAACCTTTGTTTCTCCTCACCTGACTTCTCCAACTCCATCTATAGACCTCTTCAACAATTTCAATTTCAACAATATCTTTGACcagtga